A section of the Clostridium omnivorum genome encodes:
- the pssA gene encoding CDP-diacylglycerol--serine O-phosphatidyltransferase, whose amino-acid sequence MLKSYAANLFTFINLSLGIISILETFKQNYFLAAIFIITAALIDRYDGRIARFFDISSLLGKELDSLADLISFGVAPAILVFIKYNFLNLGYIGLLSSCILLSYIMSGSYRLAKYNSSQFDGTFTGVPITVSGFIIALFSLALHRTSTYSILITVVLFALLSYLMISKLKFKKI is encoded by the coding sequence ATGTTAAAATCATATGCAGCAAATTTATTTACATTTATCAATCTGTCCTTAGGAATTATTTCAATACTTGAAACTTTTAAGCAGAATTACTTTTTAGCTGCTATATTCATAATTACCGCAGCTTTAATAGATAGATACGATGGTAGAATTGCTAGATTCTTTGATATATCTAGTCTTTTAGGAAAGGAGTTAGATTCCTTAGCTGATCTAATATCCTTCGGAGTGGCTCCAGCTATTTTAGTATTTATTAAATACAACTTTCTTAATTTAGGTTATATAGGACTGCTTTCTAGTTGTATTCTATTGTCATATATTATGAGTGGCTCTTACAGACTGGCAAAATATAACTCCAGCCAATTTGATGGTACTTTTACCGGAGTGCCTATAACTGTATCTGGTTTTATTATTGCATTATTTTCATTAGCTTTACATAGAACTAGTACTTATTCTATACTTATAACGGTTGTTCTATTTGCACTTCTTTCTTATCTTATGATTTCAAAACTTAAATTTAAAAAAATATAA
- a CDS encoding FAD-dependent oxidoreductase, with the protein MKVIIIGGGWSGCAAAITAKKAGADVILYEKTDLLLGLGNVGGIFRNNGRYTAAEELINLGAGDLIHLMDYNARHKNINFPAHNHASLYDVTKVEPAVRKHLVDLGIELNLISRVATIEKDDNKIKYLKLQDGSLVEGDVFIDATGSTGAMDNCSKYGNGCVMCILRCPTFGSRVSISAKAGVKDLFSIREDETPGAFSGSCEIPKDSLSDDIVSELDKKGVVVLKIPSEDINPHKLKLKVCQQYALDQFAENLVLLDTGHIKLMTPFYPIDKLRKIHGLEKVRFMDPYSGGKGNSIRYLAAAPRTNDLKVIGVDNLFCAGEKSGFFIGHTEAICTGSLAGHNSVRFLLNMPLLTLPNSTTIGDIIYYSNYRLTTPDGRKIRHTFSGAEYFKRMKSLGLYSTDNEEIKNRIETLGLIDVFAKKLG; encoded by the coding sequence ATGAAAGTCATAATTATTGGTGGGGGTTGGTCTGGCTGCGCTGCCGCAATTACTGCAAAAAAAGCTGGAGCGGATGTAATCTTATATGAAAAAACAGACTTACTTTTAGGTCTTGGAAACGTAGGAGGAATATTTAGAAATAATGGCAGATATACTGCAGCAGAAGAATTAATTAACCTAGGTGCAGGAGACTTAATTCATTTAATGGATTATAATGCTAGACATAAAAATATAAACTTTCCTGCACACAATCATGCATCCCTTTATGATGTAACTAAGGTTGAACCAGCTGTAAGAAAGCACTTAGTAGATTTAGGTATAGAATTAAACCTAATTAGCAGGGTTGCTACAATTGAAAAAGATGATAATAAGATCAAGTACTTAAAACTTCAAGATGGTAGTTTGGTAGAAGGAGATGTGTTTATAGATGCTACTGGTTCTACAGGTGCTATGGATAATTGCTCAAAGTATGGTAATGGCTGTGTAATGTGTATTCTAAGATGTCCCACCTTTGGTTCGAGAGTAAGTATTAGCGCTAAAGCTGGAGTAAAAGATTTATTTTCCATACGTGAAGATGAAACTCCTGGCGCTTTTAGTGGATCTTGCGAGATTCCAAAAGATAGTTTATCCGATGATATTGTTAGTGAACTAGATAAAAAAGGTGTAGTTGTTCTAAAGATTCCTTCAGAGGACATAAATCCTCACAAGCTTAAACTTAAGGTTTGCCAGCAATATGCTCTTGATCAATTTGCAGAAAACCTTGTATTACTTGATACTGGTCACATAAAGCTCATGACTCCTTTCTATCCTATTGATAAACTTAGAAAAATTCATGGATTAGAAAAGGTTAGATTTATGGATCCCTATTCTGGTGGTAAGGGTAATTCTATAAGATATCTAGCTGCAGCTCCAAGAACTAATGATCTAAAAGTAATAGGCGTGGATAACTTATTCTGTGCTGGTGAAAAATCGGGTTTCTTCATTGGCCACACGGAAGCAATTTGTACTGGTTCTTTAGCCGGCCATAATTCTGTTAGATTTTTACTCAATATGCCTTTATTAACTTTGCCAAATTCAACGACTATTGGCGACATTATTTATTATTCTAATTACAGATTAACAACGCCTGATGGGAGGAAGATTAGACATACTTTTTCTGGAGCAGAGTATTTCAAAAGAATGAAAAGTTTAGGGCTTTATTCAACTGATAATGAAGAAATTAAGAATAGAATTGAAACTTTAGGGTTAATTGATGTTTTTGCGAAAAAACTAGGATAG
- a CDS encoding translation factor GTPase family protein, with protein sequence MKKLAIGILAHVDAGKTTLSESMLYLSGKIRKLGRVDNKDAYLDTYELEKARGITIFSKQAIFQVDETQITLLDTPGHVDFSAEMERTLQVLDYAILVISGADGIQGHTQTLWRLLSIYKIPVFIFINKMDQVGTDKEKLMKELKLRLNDGCIDFEENNMEIFYDQIAMCDEKVMENFIETGEVKGIDISKLIKSRKVFPCYLGSALKLEGVKEFIDGIVKYTERSFYPEEFGAKVFKISRDDQGNRLTFMKITGGSLKVKTALTNKHTDIEEKVNQIRFYSGQKFELVNEAEAGSICVVTGLTKTYPGEGLGIERESSKPLLEPVLSYRVILPEGCDPRAILPRLREIEEEEPELHIVWEENLQEIQIQIMGDVQVEILQNIIKERFDIDVTFDSGTILYKETILNTVEGVGHFEPLRHYAEVHLLMEPGELGSGLQFFINCSEDTLDKNWQRLILTHLEEKAHKGVLTGSMITDMKITLVSGRAHKKHTEGGDFREATYRAVRQGLKQANSILLEPYYEFELELPEKMVGRAMTDIEKMHGTCEISEVNGDVAIIVGNAPVVTMRNYQREVISYTKGQGRLFCSLQGYAPCHNSDEIIKSIGYDSERDIWNPTSSVFCTHGSGFIVNWDEVKNFMHIESYLQKEKVTDSQIAKKVSIEQERSIGLDEIDEIINKTFYANQGKKSVWKKRKTALESYYKTDTYTTVNNITKEAYLLVDGYNILFAWEELKEIAKDNIDAARTKLLDILCNYQGIKGNKIIVVFDAYRVKGHSVEIFDYNNIHVVYTKEAETADQYIEKFVHQNHGNYSITVATSDNLEQIIIRGNGAGLLSAMELMKEIEFANKKMMEAYRERHSKEHNILSDTLSEEDKEQVKKFLF encoded by the coding sequence ATGAAAAAATTAGCGATAGGAATATTAGCACATGTAGATGCAGGAAAAACAACATTATCAGAAAGTATGCTCTATTTAAGCGGAAAAATTCGAAAGTTAGGAAGAGTAGATAATAAAGATGCTTACCTAGATACATATGAATTAGAAAAGGCAAGAGGAATAACAATATTTTCAAAGCAGGCTATATTTCAGGTGGATGAAACACAAATTACATTGCTTGACACCCCAGGGCATGTAGATTTTTCAGCAGAGATGGAAAGAACGCTTCAAGTATTAGATTATGCTATTTTAGTCATCAGTGGTGCTGATGGAATACAGGGACATACTCAAACCTTATGGCGCCTACTGTCTATATACAAAATACCAGTGTTTATATTTATTAATAAAATGGATCAAGTAGGCACTGATAAGGAAAAGCTTATGAAAGAGCTAAAACTTAGATTAAATGATGGGTGTATAGATTTTGAGGAAAATAATATGGAGATTTTTTATGACCAAATTGCAATGTGTGATGAAAAGGTTATGGAGAACTTTATAGAAACTGGTGAGGTTAAAGGTATTGATATTTCTAAACTAATAAAAAGCCGTAAAGTTTTTCCCTGTTATTTAGGGTCTGCTCTTAAATTAGAAGGTGTTAAAGAATTTATTGATGGAATTGTAAAGTATACTGAAAGGTCTTTTTATCCAGAGGAGTTTGGTGCAAAAGTATTTAAGATTTCCAGGGATGATCAGGGAAACCGTTTAACCTTTATGAAAATAACAGGAGGAAGTTTGAAGGTTAAGACAGCGTTAACTAATAAACATACTGATATAGAAGAAAAGGTAAATCAAATTCGATTTTATTCAGGTCAAAAATTTGAACTTGTAAATGAAGCAGAAGCTGGATCAATATGTGTTGTTACTGGACTTACGAAAACCTATCCAGGTGAAGGACTTGGTATAGAGAGAGAGTCTTCTAAACCACTGCTAGAGCCAGTATTGTCATATCGGGTTATACTGCCAGAGGGCTGTGATCCAAGAGCTATACTTCCAAGGCTCCGTGAAATAGAAGAAGAGGAGCCTGAACTTCATATTGTTTGGGAGGAGAATTTGCAAGAAATTCAGATTCAAATAATGGGAGATGTACAAGTTGAAATTTTGCAAAACATTATAAAGGAACGTTTTGATATTGATGTAACCTTTGACTCAGGAACTATACTTTATAAAGAAACAATTTTGAATACTGTAGAAGGCGTGGGGCATTTTGAACCTCTAAGGCATTATGCGGAGGTACATCTATTGATGGAACCAGGAGAATTAGGCAGTGGGCTGCAGTTTTTTATAAATTGTAGTGAAGATACCTTAGATAAAAACTGGCAGAGATTAATATTAACTCATTTAGAGGAAAAAGCCCATAAGGGTGTTTTAACTGGCTCAATGATAACAGATATGAAAATAACATTAGTTTCAGGAAGAGCACATAAAAAGCATACTGAGGGTGGAGATTTTAGAGAAGCTACTTATCGTGCAGTTAGGCAAGGATTGAAGCAAGCAAATTCTATATTATTAGAACCATATTATGAATTTGAACTAGAGCTGCCTGAAAAAATGGTAGGAAGGGCCATGACGGATATTGAAAAAATGCATGGAACCTGTGAAATATCAGAGGTAAATGGTGATGTGGCAATAATTGTAGGTAATGCTCCAGTAGTTACAATGAGAAACTATCAAAGAGAAGTAATTAGCTACACTAAAGGTCAGGGAAGATTGTTTTGCAGTTTGCAGGGTTATGCACCTTGTCATAATTCAGATGAAATTATAAAAAGTATTGGATATGATTCTGAAAGAGATATATGGAACCCTACAAGTTCAGTTTTTTGTACTCATGGTTCAGGCTTTATAGTGAATTGGGATGAAGTTAAAAATTTTATGCATATAGAAAGTTATTTACAGAAAGAAAAGGTGACTGATTCACAAATAGCAAAAAAAGTATCCATAGAGCAGGAACGATCTATAGGTTTAGACGAAATTGACGAAATTATAAATAAAACTTTTTATGCTAATCAAGGTAAAAAATCCGTTTGGAAGAAAAGAAAAACTGCCCTAGAGAGCTATTATAAAACCGATACTTATACTACTGTAAATAACATAACAAAGGAAGCTTACCTATTAGTGGATGGTTATAACATCCTTTTCGCTTGGGAGGAGCTAAAGGAAATTGCAAAAGATAATATTGATGCAGCTAGGACAAAATTACTAGATATTTTATGTAATTATCAGGGTATTAAAGGTAATAAAATTATTGTAGTGTTTGATGCTTATCGTGTTAAGGGACATTCCGTAGAAATATTTGATTATAATAACATTCATGTAGTTTATACCAAAGAAGCGGAAACTGCAGATCAATATATTGAAAAATTTGTTCATCAAAACCATGGAAACTATAGTATAACAGTTGCAACTTCAGATAACTTAGAACAGATAATCATTAGAGGAAACGGAGCAGGCTTATTATCTGCTATGGAATTAATGAAAGAAATAGAGTTTGCTAATAAAAAAATGATGGAAGCATATAGAGAAAGGCATAGTAAGGAACATAATATTTTATCTGATACGTTATCAGAAGAAGATAAAGAACAAGTTAAAAAATTTTTATTTTAG
- a CDS encoding MORN repeat-containing protein, translating to MENKHEHDCDCGCNDENKKEQVHGHIHGGHYVGEKVDGKRHGEGTYYYNDGSKYAGEWKNDLMDGAGIFTWSGGEKYIGEWKSDLKHGNGIYTWPDGESYVGEWQKDLKHGHGIYTWSNGEKTVAIWSEDEMIEE from the coding sequence ATGGAAAATAAACATGAACATGATTGTGACTGCGGATGCAATGATGAAAACAAAAAGGAGCAAGTCCACGGACACATCCACGGCGGACATTATGTAGGTGAAAAAGTAGATGGTAAAAGACATGGTGAAGGAACTTATTATTATAATGACGGAAGTAAATATGCTGGCGAATGGAAAAATGATTTAATGGATGGTGCAGGGATTTTCACTTGGTCAGGTGGCGAAAAGTACATTGGTGAATGGAAAAGCGACCTAAAACATGGAAATGGCATATACACTTGGCCTGACGGTGAAAGCTATGTGGGAGAATGGCAAAAGGATTTAAAGCACGGACATGGAATATATACTTGGTCAAATGGTGAAAAGACTGTAGCCATTTGGTCTGAAGATGAAATGATAGAAGAGTAA
- the truA gene encoding tRNA pseudouridine(38-40) synthase TruA: MQNYKMMIAYDGRKYMGYNKSKDNLEKSIQGKLELILSKLYEKEVEVIGAVNTDAGVHAKGQIVNFIAPDSHLSEKEIFDYFEKYLTDDIIILSVETVDERFHSRYLMKSVTYEYRLWKKDAPNRPLFERQYVNLMNQRIDVAKSKEAAKYLVGEHDFLAFTTKKKTRNTIKKILSLDVRETTNEIIITMTANGFLLNMERVIVGTLIQVGLGQLPMNTIQKAFESKDMNDVGHKASADALCLLSIEY; this comes from the coding sequence ATGCAAAATTATAAGATGATGATAGCCTATGATGGTAGAAAATATATGGGGTATAATAAATCCAAAGATAACTTGGAAAAGAGTATTCAAGGTAAGTTAGAATTGATATTATCAAAGCTCTATGAAAAAGAGGTAGAGGTTATTGGTGCGGTTAATACTGATGCTGGAGTACATGCTAAAGGGCAAATTGTTAATTTTATAGCACCAGATAGTCATTTAAGCGAAAAAGAAATTTTTGATTATTTCGAAAAATACTTAACAGATGATATTATTATATTATCAGTAGAAACTGTTGATGAAAGATTTCATAGTAGATATTTAATGAAAAGTGTAACTTACGAATATCGATTATGGAAGAAGGATGCTCCTAATCGTCCTTTGTTTGAAAGACAATATGTTAACTTAATGAATCAAAGAATAGATGTAGCTAAAAGTAAAGAAGCTGCAAAGTACCTTGTAGGTGAACATGATTTCCTAGCCTTTACTACAAAAAAGAAAACAAGGAACACAATCAAAAAAATACTTTCTCTTGATGTAAGGGAAACCACAAATGAAATTATAATTACTATGACAGCAAATGGATTTTTATTAAATATGGAAAGAGTAATAGTAGGTACATTAATTCAAGTGGGGCTTGGTCAATTACCTATGAATACAATTCAAAAGGCTTTTGAATCTAAGGATATGAATGATGTAGGTCATAAAGCTAGTGCAGATGCGCTTTGTTTATTGAGTATTGAATACTAG
- a CDS encoding flavocytochrome c: MKFIAIVGTSAKRSYNRKLLQFMKKYFESKAEIEILEITDVPMFNQSDNQSSSEVIQMFNDKITASDGVIIATPEYNHSIPSSLKSLIEWLSFDLHPLAGKPVMIIGASLDVQGSSRAQLHLRQILDAPGVDANVMPGYEFLLGSAHKAFDEQGNLNNEKTIDFLEICFLRFMRFAKISNQLNEEEEFTFTPGTYEVSAIGHGGSLPMKVSFSEKKIESIDINTEGETEGLADVVFVRIPDKIIEGQTLNVDALSGASETSNAVIDGVAKAVKLAGVNPDILKRRPKPASSLNKEDEEYTCDVVVVGGGGAGLSAAATALQNGSSVIVLEKYPAVGGNTIRSGGPVNAADPEWQRLFEENPGERHTIEELLATDESLIHPEYIDDFRALRKEYSDYKKKFDTQKGHLFDSPLLHRMQTYFGGKRTDLNGNTIYGQYDLVKILTDRALESVKWLEEIGVEFDKSIVFAPVGALWRRGHKPTKSYGTAFILALSKYVQHNSGKIITDSPVKEFIIEDGEIKGVIATGVNGQKITVHAKAVVLASGGFGANTKMLKEYNTYWSNIDDNIRTTNSYAMTGDGILLGKTVGAALTGMGFTQMMPVADPETGELFSGVQVPPENFVMVNKKGKRFINEFSGRDVLTKAAIDQGGVFYLIADDEIKKTAANTSQEKLDRQVEAGTLFRADTLEELAVKVGMDPAILIDTINKYNSYVDAGFDPEFHKDTFSLKVEKAPFYATPRKPAIHHTMGGLKIDTKAHVLDENDKPIKNLYAAGEVAGGIHAGNRLGGNALTDIFTFGRIAGKTAVDEMK, translated from the coding sequence ATGAAATTTATAGCAATTGTTGGAACTAGTGCAAAAAGATCATATAACCGTAAACTCCTTCAGTTTATGAAAAAATACTTTGAGTCAAAGGCAGAAATAGAAATACTTGAGATTACAGATGTTCCTATGTTTAATCAATCTGATAATCAATCTTCAAGTGAAGTGATACAGATGTTCAATGATAAGATTACAGCAAGTGATGGTGTTATTATAGCTACTCCTGAGTATAATCACTCAATTCCATCCAGTCTTAAAAGCTTAATTGAATGGTTAAGCTTTGATCTTCATCCACTTGCTGGCAAACCAGTGATGATCATTGGAGCTTCTCTTGATGTTCAAGGTTCTTCTCGTGCACAGCTACATCTTCGTCAAATCCTAGATGCACCAGGTGTTGATGCAAATGTAATGCCAGGTTATGAATTTTTACTTGGAAGCGCACATAAAGCATTTGATGAGCAAGGTAATCTAAACAATGAAAAAACCATAGACTTCCTAGAAATATGCTTCCTACGCTTTATGCGTTTTGCAAAGATTTCAAATCAGCTCAACGAAGAAGAAGAGTTTACCTTTACACCAGGAACATATGAGGTAAGTGCAATAGGTCACGGCGGAAGTCTTCCAATGAAAGTATCCTTTAGTGAAAAGAAAATAGAAAGTATAGATATAAATACAGAAGGCGAGACAGAAGGACTTGCAGATGTAGTTTTTGTAAGAATACCAGATAAAATAATTGAAGGACAGACATTAAATGTTGATGCTCTTTCCGGTGCTTCTGAAACTAGCAATGCTGTAATAGACGGTGTAGCCAAAGCAGTAAAGCTTGCAGGAGTTAACCCTGACATCCTTAAGAGACGTCCAAAGCCTGCTAGCAGCCTAAACAAAGAAGACGAAGAATATACTTGTGATGTAGTAGTTGTAGGTGGAGGCGGCGCTGGACTAAGTGCAGCTGCAACAGCGCTGCAGAATGGTTCAAGTGTTATTGTTCTTGAGAAATATCCAGCAGTAGGTGGAAATACAATACGTTCAGGTGGTCCTGTCAATGCTGCAGATCCAGAGTGGCAGAGACTGTTTGAAGAAAACCCAGGAGAAAGACATACTATTGAAGAACTACTAGCTACAGATGAAAGCTTAATTCATCCAGAATATATAGATGATTTCCGTGCACTTAGAAAAGAGTATTCTGATTATAAGAAAAAGTTTGATACACAAAAGGGACATCTATTTGACTCTCCACTACTTCACAGAATGCAAACATATTTTGGTGGTAAAAGAACTGACCTTAATGGTAACACCATATATGGACAATATGACCTAGTAAAGATACTTACAGACAGAGCTTTAGAAAGTGTTAAATGGCTAGAGGAAATAGGGGTTGAGTTTGATAAGAGCATAGTATTTGCTCCTGTTGGCGCACTTTGGCGTCGCGGCCATAAGCCTACAAAAAGCTATGGTACAGCATTTATACTTGCACTATCAAAATATGTGCAACATAACTCAGGAAAAATCATTACTGATAGCCCTGTAAAAGAATTTATCATAGAAGATGGTGAAATAAAAGGAGTTATAGCAACTGGTGTAAATGGCCAAAAGATAACTGTTCATGCAAAAGCAGTAGTGCTTGCAAGTGGTGGTTTTGGTGCAAACACAAAGATGCTAAAAGAATATAACACTTACTGGAGTAATATTGATGATAATATAAGAACAACCAATTCCTACGCTATGACTGGTGATGGAATATTGCTTGGTAAGACTGTAGGAGCAGCACTTACAGGAATGGGCTTTACTCAAATGATGCCTGTAGCTGATCCTGAAACTGGTGAATTATTCAGTGGAGTTCAAGTGCCTCCTGAAAACTTTGTAATGGTAAATAAAAAAGGAAAAAGATTTATTAATGAATTCTCAGGAAGAGATGTTTTAACAAAAGCTGCTATTGACCAGGGGGGGGTATTCTACCTTATAGCTGATGATGAAATAAAGAAAACTGCAGCTAATACAAGTCAAGAAAAGCTAGACCGTCAGGTAGAAGCTGGTACTCTATTTAGAGCAGATACCCTAGAAGAGCTAGCAGTAAAAGTTGGTATGGACCCTGCGATTCTTATAGATACTATTAATAAATATAATTCATATGTTGATGCAGGTTTTGATCCTGAATTCCATAAAGATACATTTAGCTTAAAGGTTGAGAAAGCACCGTTTTATGCTACTCCTAGAAAGCCAGCAATTCATCATACAATGGGTGGACTTAAGATAGACACTAAAGCCCATGTATTAGACGAAAATGATAAACCAATTAAAAATCTCTATGCTGCTGGAGAAGTTGCTGGAGGTATACATGCAGGTAACCGTCTTGGCGGTAATGCATTAACTGATATATTTACCTTTGGAAGAATTGCTGGTAAAACTGCAGTTGATGAAATGAAATAG
- a CDS encoding NADPH-dependent FMN reductase, producing MKYLAIVGTNSDVSTNRMLLQFMQKHFLSRAEIELYEIKDLPAFNAPEDSDIPEKVAELSDKILKADGVIIATPEYDHAIPAVLKSALEWISYTSQALTDKPVLIVGASLGTLGSSRAQAHLRQILDSPELAARIMPSSEFLLGKSQGAFDISGNLIYSDKLSELDEIFREFLLFTDITSKLLAEKALNKKVKKFTWQE from the coding sequence ATGAAATATTTAGCAATTGTAGGCACTAACTCAGACGTGTCAACTAATCGTATGCTACTTCAATTTATGCAAAAGCATTTTTTAAGTAGGGCGGAGATAGAACTATATGAAATTAAGGATTTACCTGCCTTTAATGCACCTGAAGATTCTGATATTCCTGAAAAGGTAGCAGAATTATCTGATAAAATTCTTAAAGCAGATGGAGTAATAATAGCAACTCCAGAGTATGATCATGCTATACCTGCGGTTTTAAAGAGTGCTCTTGAATGGATTAGTTACACTAGTCAAGCACTTACTGACAAGCCTGTTTTAATAGTAGGGGCCTCTCTTGGTACACTTGGTTCCTCTCGTGCTCAGGCACATCTTAGACAAATACTTGATTCACCTGAGCTTGCTGCCAGAATCATGCCAAGCAGTGAATTCCTATTAGGAAAATCACAGGGTGCATTTGATATTTCAGGAAATCTTATCTATTCAGATAAGCTATCAGAGCTTGATGAAATTTTTAGAGAGTTTCTTCTATTTACAGATATTACATCAAAACTTTTAGCAGAAAAAGCTTTAAATAAAAAAGTTAAAAAATTCACTTGGCAAGAGTAG
- a CDS encoding LysR family transcriptional regulator, giving the protein MSKYYSQDILYYIDAILKYSNYGKAAKSLYISQPHLTQVIKRIESQLNCELISRSKLPYRLTEQGKIYYQYLTSIENSSAKLLREISAVSDIDNKVIKIGVLPSLGTYLLPLFLPKFLDMHPNCRIELSETLPEKNEKLTQNGELDFWIGQNSRNISPNLNSITWGRHRYFAIIPRCCDLYQKDVAIIPEGTMDINKILCQKLILTSKGSAIRKQIDQLLSVYKVEPKIIMESTEINTVLKLATSNLGLTFIPESIYVKECPSEYNIYQMPIDELSLDYFIAYHSEKKLTAIDKDLIDAFLIHGQNNFNIGEQNE; this is encoded by the coding sequence ATGTCAAAATACTACTCTCAGGATATTTTGTATTATATTGATGCCATTTTAAAATATAGTAATTATGGCAAGGCTGCCAAATCACTTTATATTTCTCAACCTCACTTGACACAAGTTATTAAAAGGATAGAAAGTCAGTTAAACTGTGAACTGATAAGTCGTAGCAAGCTGCCATATCGATTAACCGAGCAGGGGAAGATATACTATCAGTATTTAACTTCAATAGAAAATAGTTCTGCTAAGCTGCTTAGGGAAATATCAGCTGTGTCAGATATAGATAACAAGGTTATAAAAATAGGAGTGCTTCCTAGCCTTGGAACCTACCTTTTACCTCTTTTTTTACCAAAGTTTTTGGATATGCATCCAAACTGTAGAATAGAGCTTTCAGAGACATTACCAGAAAAAAATGAAAAGCTCACTCAGAATGGTGAATTGGATTTTTGGATTGGACAAAATTCAAGAAATATTTCTCCGAACTTAAACTCCATTACTTGGGGCAGGCACAGATACTTTGCAATTATTCCTCGCTGCTGTGATCTATATCAGAAAGACGTGGCCATTATTCCAGAAGGAACTATGGACATAAACAAGATATTATGTCAAAAGCTGATACTAACTTCCAAGGGTTCTGCTATAAGAAAGCAGATAGATCAGTTATTAAGCGTTTATAAGGTTGAACCCAAAATCATAATGGAAAGCACCGAAATCAATACTGTACTTAAACTTGCAACGAGTAACTTGGGACTGACCTTTATACCAGAAAGCATCTATGTAAAGGAATGTCCATCTGAATACAATATATATCAAATGCCAATTGATGAGCTGAGTTTAGATTATTTTATAGCATATCACAGTGAAAAAAAACTAACTGCTATTGATAAAGACCTTATAGATGCATTTCTAATTCATGGGCAAAATAATTTCAATATAGGAGAGCAAAATGAATGA
- a CDS encoding FAD:protein FMN transferase codes for MNECTKIIYLMGTKISLYIKGAAAEKLAEKACDMLIHYEEVFSANSDNSQLAMLKKTAFLAPQEVDAELYELIKIGKKHSLCENSYLNIVIGPLIKLWRIGFEGAHVPEKEAIAPVLELLKPENIQLDDEKKTVYFLKKGIEIDLGAIAKGYFADKVMELFKENGAVSAMVDMGGNVLVFGESPSAGGEWNVGIQNPFLPRGNAVALVKIKDQSVVTSGIYERVLEKDGSKYHHIFDSKTGYPIESNIASLTIIADKSLDCDIYTTKLFGLDPASIIHRVNRIKGMGAVVITVDGKLAYTDNLIGRIYPLTM; via the coding sequence ATGAATGAGTGTACGAAGATAATATATCTTATGGGAACAAAAATCTCTCTATATATAAAGGGAGCGGCTGCTGAAAAGCTTGCAGAAAAGGCTTGCGATATGCTGATTCATTATGAAGAAGTCTTTAGTGCCAACAGTGATAACTCACAGCTTGCCATGCTAAAAAAAACAGCTTTCTTGGCTCCGCAAGAAGTGGATGCGGAATTGTATGAGCTGATAAAAATAGGAAAAAAACATAGTCTATGTGAGAATTCATATTTAAATATTGTAATAGGACCATTAATAAAATTATGGAGAATAGGTTTTGAGGGGGCACATGTCCCAGAGAAAGAAGCTATAGCACCGGTACTGGAACTTTTAAAGCCTGAAAATATACAACTAGATGATGAAAAAAAGACCGTGTATTTCTTGAAAAAAGGCATTGAGATAGACCTTGGAGCCATAGCTAAGGGCTATTTTGCTGATAAAGTCATGGAATTATTTAAGGAAAATGGGGCTGTTTCAGCTATGGTAGATATGGGAGGTAATGTTCTCGTTTTTGGAGAATCACCATCGGCCGGCGGTGAGTGGAATGTGGGAATACAAAATCCGTTTCTACCAAGAGGAAATGCGGTGGCACTTGTGAAAATAAAAGATCAATCCGTTGTAACCTCAGGAATATATGAGAGAGTGCTTGAAAAAGATGGAAGTAAATACCACCATATATTTGACAGCAAAACAGGCTACCCAATAGAAAGTAATATAGCTTCTTTAACAATTATTGCAGATAAGTCCCTGGACTGCGATATATATACTACAAAATTGTTTGGATTAGATCCTGCTTCAATTATTCATAGAGTTAATAGAATTAAGGGGATGGGTGCTGTTGTAATAACTGTGGATGGAAAACTAGCCTATACAGATAATCTTATAGGAAGAATATATCCATTAACAATGTAA